One Sanguibacter keddieii DSM 10542 genomic window carries:
- a CDS encoding peptidase E, translating to MTASSPTILATSAGYVPHPRLRFTFGPMMALAVDLASERGLVDGPLARICNIGTASGDDSGFQRDMEEAARDAGYVLHHLSLFSQPNVDDVESYLRSFDVIWVNGGSVVNLLAVWRAHGLPEILRTLWQEGVVLAGISAGSLCWFQGGTTDSYGPELAPVTDALGFLPYGNSVHHDSEDGRRPLVHRLVADGTFAEAHCTDDGTGLVYRGTELAEAVTEKDGASAWRVRRSADGTTVEEQIPTRLLG from the coding sequence ATGACTGCCTCGAGCCCGACGATCCTCGCGACGAGCGCGGGGTACGTCCCGCACCCGCGCCTGCGGTTCACCTTCGGACCGATGATGGCGCTGGCCGTCGACCTGGCCTCGGAGAGGGGTCTGGTCGACGGCCCCCTCGCTCGCATCTGCAACATCGGGACGGCGTCGGGGGACGACTCGGGCTTCCAGCGCGACATGGAGGAGGCCGCCCGCGACGCCGGGTACGTCCTGCACCACCTCTCGCTGTTCTCGCAGCCGAACGTCGACGACGTCGAGTCCTACCTGCGGTCCTTCGACGTGATCTGGGTGAACGGCGGCTCGGTCGTCAACCTGCTGGCCGTGTGGCGGGCCCACGGGCTGCCGGAGATCCTCCGTACCCTCTGGCAGGAGGGCGTCGTGCTGGCCGGGATCTCGGCCGGCTCGCTCTGCTGGTTCCAGGGCGGGACGACAGACTCCTACGGGCCGGAGCTCGCCCCGGTCACCGATGCGCTCGGGTTCCTCCCCTACGGGAACAGCGTCCACCACGACTCCGAGGACGGACGCAGACCTCTCGTCCACCGGCTCGTCGCGGACGGCACCTTCGCCGAGGCGCACTGCACCGACGACGGCACCGGTCTCGTCTACCGCGGCACCGAGCTGGCCGAGGCCGTCACCGAGAAGGACGGCGCGTCAGCCTGGCGGGTGCGCCGCAGCGCGGACGGCACGACGGTCGAGGAGCAGATCCCGACACGGCTGCTCGGCTGA
- a CDS encoding helix-turn-helix transcriptional regulator gives MTTSSRLLSLLSLLQTTREWPGAVLAERLGISHRTVRRDVDRLREMGYSIQATMGPDGGYRLDAGSELPPLLFDDDQVVAITVALQTAVLSGAGVEEAAARALTTVRQVTPPRLRHRVDAVQVAAIPPGTRGKASTPVTPDHLVALSAAVRAREVLRLDYEAPGSPASGAEPRPPRRVEPHHLVTSQGRWYLLAWDLDADDWRTFRADRITLRSPGGARFGPREVPGGDVVAFVQARFKGSDRAGTWPCTGQVVLHLPASEVLPYAGDGAVEDLGPDRCRFESGSWSWVSLAASLCRFDAELDVVGPPELADAFALLAARAASAAAR, from the coding sequence ATGACCACCAGCTCCCGTCTGCTCAGCCTGCTGTCGCTCCTGCAGACCACGAGGGAGTGGCCCGGGGCGGTGCTGGCCGAGCGGCTCGGCATCAGCCACCGCACCGTCCGGCGCGACGTCGACCGGCTGCGCGAGATGGGCTACAGCATCCAGGCGACGATGGGCCCCGACGGCGGCTACCGGCTCGACGCCGGCAGCGAGCTGCCCCCGCTGCTCTTCGACGACGACCAGGTCGTCGCGATCACGGTCGCCCTCCAGACCGCGGTGCTCTCCGGCGCAGGCGTCGAGGAGGCAGCGGCCCGCGCGCTCACGACGGTCCGGCAGGTGACACCACCACGGCTCCGCCACCGGGTGGACGCGGTCCAGGTCGCTGCGATCCCACCGGGTACGAGGGGCAAGGCCTCGACGCCCGTCACGCCTGACCACCTCGTCGCGCTGTCGGCCGCCGTGCGTGCCCGCGAGGTGCTGCGGCTCGACTACGAGGCACCAGGCTCTCCGGCATCCGGTGCTGAGCCGAGGCCGCCGCGCCGCGTCGAGCCGCACCACCTCGTGACCTCTCAGGGCCGCTGGTACCTCCTCGCCTGGGACCTCGACGCCGACGACTGGCGGACCTTCCGCGCGGACCGCATCACGCTGCGCAGCCCCGGCGGTGCGCGGTTCGGCCCGCGTGAGGTGCCTGGTGGGGACGTCGTGGCCTTCGTCCAGGCCCGGTTCAAGGGCTCCGACCGCGCCGGCACCTGGCCCTGCACCGGCCAGGTCGTGCTGCACCTGCCGGCCTCCGAGGTGCTGCCCTACGCCGGGGACGGCGCGGTCGAGGACCTGGGGCCGGACCGGTGCCGGTTCGAGTCGGGCTCGTGGTCCTGGGTGTCCCTCGCTGCGTCCCTGTGCCGGTTCGACGCCGAGCTCGACGTCGTCGGCCCACCAGAGCTGGCCGACGCCTTCGCCCTCCTCGCCGCTCGAGCCGCGTCGGCCGCCGCGCGCTAG
- a CDS encoding glycosyltransferase family 2 protein, translating into MTTQAHVPTRTRHGWPGSRRRGATPGPRAGVSGAPVGGVDVLAPVPEPLLSVIVPSYNSQDYLDRCLDTLVAAGSELEIIVVDDGSTDGTAALAQTYVDRFPGVVVLVSKPNGGHGSAINTGLARARGRYLKVVDSDDWVDETALAQVLDTLRGFAASGSDVDLVVSNFVYEKVGKRRKVAVRYRNALPRGRVFSWSETHRFRKRQYLLMHSMIYRTGLLREVGLELPEHTFYVDNLYAFVPLAKVRSAFYLDVDLYRYFIGREDQSVHESVMLKRLDQQLRVNWMMLRHVRSTEVEDKRMRAYRMHYVRIICAVSSILLIRSGTQASLAEKDQLWAEIRREDPRLYRRLRWSALGQITNLPGPAGRRVSVLAYRVAQRVVGFS; encoded by the coding sequence ATGACCACCCAGGCGCACGTCCCCACCCGTACCCGTCACGGCTGGCCGGGATCCCGTCGACGGGGTGCGACACCCGGGCCTCGGGCCGGCGTGTCCGGCGCTCCCGTCGGCGGGGTCGACGTCCTCGCCCCGGTCCCCGAGCCGCTGCTGTCGGTCATCGTCCCGAGCTACAACTCGCAGGACTACCTCGACCGGTGCCTCGACACGCTCGTGGCTGCCGGGTCCGAGCTGGAGATCATCGTGGTCGACGACGGCTCGACCGACGGGACCGCAGCCCTCGCCCAGACCTACGTCGACCGGTTCCCCGGCGTGGTGGTGCTCGTGAGCAAGCCGAACGGCGGGCACGGGTCGGCGATCAACACCGGGCTGGCTCGGGCGCGTGGGCGCTACCTCAAGGTCGTCGACAGCGACGACTGGGTCGACGAGACGGCGCTCGCCCAGGTGCTCGACACGCTCCGCGGGTTCGCGGCGTCGGGGTCGGACGTCGACCTCGTGGTGTCGAACTTCGTCTACGAGAAGGTCGGCAAGCGCCGGAAGGTGGCGGTGCGCTACCGCAACGCCCTGCCGCGAGGCCGCGTGTTCTCCTGGTCGGAGACGCACCGGTTCCGCAAGCGCCAGTACCTGCTCATGCACTCGATGATCTACCGCACCGGTCTGCTCCGCGAGGTCGGGCTCGAGCTGCCCGAGCACACGTTCTACGTCGACAACCTCTACGCCTTCGTGCCGCTCGCGAAGGTGAGGTCCGCGTTCTACCTCGACGTCGACCTCTACCGGTACTTCATCGGCCGCGAGGACCAGTCGGTCCACGAGTCGGTCATGCTCAAGCGCCTCGACCAGCAGCTCCGGGTCAACTGGATGATGCTGCGGCACGTGCGGTCGACCGAGGTCGAGGACAAGCGCATGCGCGCCTACCGGATGCACTACGTCCGGATCATCTGCGCGGTGTCGTCGATCCTGCTCATCCGCTCGGGCACGCAGGCCTCGCTCGCCGAGAAGGACCAGCTGTGGGCTGAGATCCGCCGCGAGGACCCGCGTCTCTACCGCCGCCTGCGCTGGAGCGCGCTCGGCCAGATCACCAACCTCCCCGGCCCCGCCGGGCGGCGCGTGTCGGTGCTCGCCTACCGGGTGGCCCAGCGGGTCGTCGGGTTCAGCTAG
- a CDS encoding glycoside hydrolase family 3 C-terminal domain-containing protein codes for MTAELTVLEKAALLSGKNVWETRSVPRAGIRSLFLSDGPHGVRKQLGSSDHLGLHASQEATCFPTAATVANSWDPGLAEEIGRALGAEAAEQGVDVLLGPGLNIKRSPLGGRSFEYFSEDPLLSGRLAAGYVRGIQSHGVAACPKHFAANSQELRRMVNDSVVDERTLREIYLTGFEIVVQESAPRAIMSAYNLVNGTYANENAPLLQEILRDEWGFTGAVVTDWGGSNDIVEGVRAGSTLEMPAAGLDSARQLVAAVEAGRLSEADLDARVAELRTLVAESRAPGTAAAVDQDAHHDLARRAAARSAVLLKNEGSRLPLAEGTRVAVVGDFAQTPRYQGAGSSAVNPTRLDSVLDVLGRAGGSGLGRSHGLSMTAYAQGFRRGSAPDAALVAEAVAAAREADVVLLFLGLDEIAESEGLDRSHLRLPAAQTELLAAVAAANPEVVVVLSAGGVVEMPWLASCRALVHGYLAGQAGAGALLDVLTGAVDPSGRLAETVPLALSDTPTARTFPGTERTAEYREGLYVGYRYYTTADVPVAFPFGFGLSYTSFEHSDLVVAEDGVQVTVRNTGDRDGADVVQVYVRRTSAGVHRPDRELKGFARVEVPAGGSVTVTVPLDARAFRHYDVGSGSWQVEQGEYEVLVGANVDDTPLSGTLVVRGTMPAGTADPALPSYQTGDVQSVGDAEFAALLGRPAPQAAWTGELGPNDALGRMESARSPLARLAYKVLAWQLRRSEKKGTPDLNTLFLLNMPFRAIGKMTNGMVSTEMVDGIVRIVNGHLLTGAAATVRGFVRNLRANRRTARALRDAG; via the coding sequence ATGACGGCAGAACTCACGGTGCTCGAGAAGGCCGCCCTCCTCAGTGGGAAGAACGTCTGGGAGACGAGGTCGGTGCCGCGCGCCGGGATCCGCTCGCTGTTCCTCTCCGACGGCCCGCACGGGGTCCGCAAGCAGCTCGGCTCGTCCGACCACCTCGGCCTGCACGCCTCGCAGGAGGCGACCTGCTTCCCGACGGCGGCGACCGTCGCCAACAGCTGGGACCCCGGGCTCGCGGAGGAGATCGGTCGTGCGCTCGGCGCCGAGGCCGCGGAGCAGGGCGTCGACGTGCTGCTCGGGCCGGGCCTCAACATCAAGCGCAGCCCGCTCGGCGGGCGCAGCTTCGAGTACTTCTCCGAGGACCCGCTCCTCTCCGGGAGGCTGGCGGCCGGCTACGTGCGCGGCATCCAGTCGCACGGCGTCGCCGCCTGCCCCAAGCACTTCGCGGCCAACAGCCAGGAGCTGCGGCGCATGGTCAACGACTCGGTGGTCGACGAGCGCACGCTCCGCGAGATCTACCTCACCGGGTTCGAGATCGTCGTCCAGGAGTCTGCTCCCCGCGCGATCATGTCGGCGTACAACCTCGTCAACGGCACCTACGCCAACGAGAACGCGCCCCTGCTCCAGGAGATCTTGCGCGACGAGTGGGGCTTCACCGGCGCGGTCGTCACCGACTGGGGCGGCTCGAACGACATCGTCGAGGGCGTGCGCGCCGGCAGCACCCTCGAGATGCCGGCCGCCGGTCTCGACTCGGCACGCCAGCTCGTGGCAGCCGTCGAGGCGGGCCGCCTGTCCGAGGCCGACCTCGACGCCCGCGTCGCCGAGCTCCGCACCCTCGTCGCCGAGTCCCGTGCTCCCGGGACCGCCGCGGCGGTCGACCAGGACGCGCACCACGACCTCGCCCGCCGCGCCGCCGCCCGCAGCGCCGTGCTCCTCAAGAACGAGGGGTCCCGTCTGCCGCTGGCCGAGGGCACCCGGGTCGCGGTGGTCGGCGACTTCGCGCAGACGCCGCGCTACCAGGGCGCAGGCTCGTCGGCGGTCAACCCGACCCGGCTCGACAGCGTCCTCGACGTCCTCGGCCGTGCCGGCGGCAGCGGGCTCGGCAGGTCCCACGGACTCAGCATGACCGCCTACGCGCAGGGCTTCCGCCGCGGCAGCGCACCCGACGCCGCCCTCGTCGCCGAGGCGGTCGCGGCCGCGCGCGAGGCCGACGTGGTCTTGCTCTTCCTCGGGCTCGACGAGATCGCCGAGTCCGAGGGGCTCGACCGCTCTCACCTGCGGCTCCCCGCGGCCCAGACCGAGCTGCTCGCCGCGGTCGCGGCCGCCAACCCCGAGGTGGTCGTCGTGCTCAGTGCCGGCGGCGTGGTCGAGATGCCATGGCTCGCGTCGTGCCGTGCCCTGGTGCACGGGTACCTCGCCGGGCAGGCCGGTGCCGGGGCGCTCCTCGACGTCCTCACGGGCGCGGTCGACCCCTCGGGCCGGCTCGCCGAGACCGTGCCGCTCGCGCTCTCGGACACCCCGACGGCACGGACCTTCCCGGGGACCGAGCGGACCGCCGAGTACCGCGAGGGGCTCTACGTGGGGTACCGCTACTACACGACGGCCGACGTCCCGGTCGCCTTCCCCTTCGGGTTCGGGCTGTCGTACACGAGCTTCGAGCACAGCGACCTCGTGGTCGCCGAGGACGGCGTGCAGGTCACGGTCCGCAACACCGGTGACCGCGACGGAGCCGACGTCGTCCAGGTGTACGTGCGTCGCACGAGCGCCGGGGTGCACCGCCCCGACCGCGAGCTCAAGGGCTTCGCGCGCGTCGAGGTGCCCGCCGGCGGGAGCGTGACCGTGACGGTGCCGCTCGACGCGAGGGCGTTCCGGCACTACGACGTGGGGTCGGGCAGCTGGCAGGTCGAGCAGGGCGAGTACGAGGTCCTCGTGGGCGCGAACGTCGACGACACCCCGCTCTCCGGGACGCTCGTGGTCCGCGGGACCATGCCCGCCGGGACGGCTGACCCGGCGCTGCCCAGCTACCAGACGGGCGACGTGCAGTCGGTCGGCGACGCGGAGTTCGCCGCGCTGCTCGGCCGCCCGGCCCCGCAGGCCGCCTGGACCGGCGAGCTCGGTCCCAACGACGCGCTCGGCCGCATGGAGTCGGCACGGAGCCCGCTGGCTCGCCTCGCCTACAAGGTGCTCGCCTGGCAGCTGCGGCGCAGCGAGAAGAAGGGCACGCCCGACCTCAACACCCTGTTCCTGCTCAACATGCCCTTCCGGGCCATCGGGAAGATGACCAACGGCATGGTGAGCACCGAGATGGTCGACGGCATCGTCCGCATCGTCAACGGGCACCTGCTCACCGGAGCCGCGGCCACGGTCCGCGGCTTCGTCCGCAACCTCCGCGCCAACCGCCGGACCGCACGCGCACTGCGCGACGCCGGCTGA
- a CDS encoding VOC family protein, translating to MSITTTTHLNFHGDARAALTFYQSVFGGQLVVATYGDMGMPAEAPGADQVVFGSVESADGFRVMAYDVPGVSAGPAAAAGSTRRVDGTTVTDQPFFVSVRGETLDEVQQQWDVLAGGGTVVEPLAASAWSAGFGMVTDRFGVTWVLDVAGAPAAQ from the coding sequence ATGAGCATCACGACCACCACCCACCTCAACTTCCACGGTGACGCCCGAGCAGCGCTGACGTTCTACCAGTCCGTGTTCGGCGGTCAGCTCGTCGTCGCGACGTACGGCGACATGGGGATGCCGGCCGAGGCACCCGGCGCCGACCAGGTCGTCTTCGGTTCGGTCGAGTCCGCAGACGGCTTCCGCGTGATGGCGTACGACGTCCCCGGGGTGTCCGCCGGACCCGCGGCGGCCGCCGGCTCGACCCGCCGCGTCGACGGCACGACGGTCACCGACCAGCCGTTCTTCGTCTCCGTCCGGGGCGAGACGCTCGACGAGGTGCAGCAGCAGTGGGACGTGCTCGCCGGTGGCGGCACGGTCGTCGAGCCCCTCGCGGCGTCCGCCTGGAGCGCCGGCTTCGGCATGGTCACCGACCGCTTCGGCGTCACCTGGGTCCTCGACGTCGCGGGAGCGCCCGCGGCGCAGTGA
- a CDS encoding HNH endonuclease signature motif containing protein has translation MTTEASEADEAARTELSRAVAPPGLGLGERGQGASQAPRGERPDRSGALTLAAAGERLATVVDAIAAVDRELAAVSARRAVLVDQARRWSRHVADAAARGQGREQATTFEHHQAERSLVAEIACALRVPEGTASGLVLESQALVDDHPSTMSELSVGALSYRHAQTILDVTTGLDESARATLDTTLSARATTSTVAALRRYARRQRERHDTRPLLERHRVASQDRTVELQPCRDGMAWIHQLLPAVQATAIFHRLSDIATAVHGPDEPRTLAQLRADASVDLLLDDDARAALAAAHHAPEGQAPVPATEPARPTPAPLAPTPPAAQGEGSKCPGTSSSTGTGTGTGTGTGTGTGTGTGTGSIDGFGGGGDIGTPRTTNAPVPSIAGIADRVSLGGIKPQVAVTVPVMTLLGLSDEPGDLAGHGPIDADTARRLAAQASSFLRILTHPETGAVLSVGRDRYAVPADLKTWLRIRDETCRFPGCSRRAQRCDIDHVKDWAHGGTTDHHNLIHLCRKHHRLKHTTAWTVQLEPSSRPAGLRDTGSPRDEAAPSADVVRWTAPTGRHYLDHAAVTIAAGTADVSARDRRSPPHPETGDPTTAFPDEPPF, from the coding sequence ATGACGACCGAAGCATCCGAAGCGGACGAAGCGGCACGCACCGAGCTCTCTCGCGCTGTCGCTCCGCCCGGCCTGGGTCTCGGCGAGCGAGGTCAGGGCGCGTCGCAGGCGCCCCGTGGTGAGCGCCCAGACCGCTCGGGGGCGCTGACCCTCGCGGCGGCCGGCGAGCGCCTGGCCACGGTCGTCGACGCCATCGCGGCCGTCGACCGCGAGCTCGCCGCGGTGTCAGCGCGTCGCGCCGTGCTCGTCGACCAGGCTCGACGGTGGTCCCGGCACGTCGCCGACGCAGCAGCCCGAGGGCAGGGCCGGGAGCAGGCGACGACGTTCGAGCACCACCAGGCCGAACGCTCCCTGGTCGCCGAGATCGCCTGCGCGCTGCGTGTGCCGGAAGGCACGGCCTCAGGCCTGGTCCTGGAGTCGCAGGCGCTCGTCGACGACCACCCCTCCACCATGAGCGAGCTGAGCGTCGGAGCCCTCTCGTACCGTCACGCGCAGACGATCCTGGACGTCACCACGGGGTTGGACGAGAGCGCCAGGGCCACGCTGGACACGACCTTGTCCGCACGCGCCACGACCAGCACCGTCGCGGCCCTGAGGCGATACGCACGTCGTCAGCGCGAGCGTCACGACACCCGGCCACTCCTCGAACGCCACCGGGTTGCTTCGCAGGACCGGACCGTCGAGCTCCAACCCTGCCGAGACGGCATGGCCTGGATCCACCAGCTCCTCCCTGCGGTCCAGGCCACGGCGATCTTCCACCGGCTGAGCGACATCGCCACCGCCGTCCACGGACCCGATGAGCCCCGCACCCTGGCGCAGCTGCGCGCCGACGCGAGCGTCGACCTGCTCCTCGACGACGACGCTCGCGCCGCACTGGCAGCCGCACACCACGCCCCGGAGGGTCAGGCACCAGTTCCGGCAACCGAACCGGCACGCCCGACACCGGCACCCCTCGCACCGACACCGCCAGCGGCGCAGGGCGAGGGCTCCAAGTGCCCCGGCACGAGCTCCAGCACCGGCACGGGCACAGGCACAGGCACAGGCACAGGCACGGGCACGGGCACGGGCACGGGCACGGGCAGCATCGACGGCTTCGGAGGCGGCGGCGATATCGGCACTCCCCGCACCACCAACGCACCCGTGCCCTCGATCGCTGGCATCGCGGACCGTGTCTCCCTGGGCGGCATCAAGCCCCAGGTCGCCGTCACCGTCCCAGTCATGACCCTGCTCGGACTCTCCGACGAGCCCGGCGACCTCGCCGGACACGGCCCCATCGACGCCGACACCGCCCGGCGACTGGCAGCGCAGGCGTCGAGCTTCCTGCGGATCCTCACCCACCCCGAGACCGGAGCGGTTCTGTCCGTGGGACGCGACCGCTACGCGGTCCCCGCAGACCTCAAGACCTGGCTACGCATCCGCGACGAAACCTGCCGGTTCCCCGGATGCTCACGCAGAGCCCAACGCTGCGACATCGACCACGTCAAGGACTGGGCCCACGGCGGAACCACCGACCACCACAACCTCATCCACCTGTGCCGTAAGCATCACCGGCTCAAGCACACCACCGCGTGGACGGTCCAGCTCGAACCGTCCTCGAGACCCGCCGGTCTCCGGGACACGGGCTCACCGCGCGACGAAGCCGCACCGAGCGCTGACGTCGTGCGCTGGACCGCGCCCACCGGCCGCCACTACCTCGACCACGCCGCCGTCACGATCGCAGCCGGCACGGCGGACGTCAGCGCACGAGACCGCCGGTCCCCACCCCACCCTGAGACCGGCGATCCCACAACGGCCTTCCCAGACGAACCGCCCTTCTGA
- a CDS encoding C69 family dipeptidase → MPRLATASLVLSVALATATFTAPAVAAPVPTTGTPAPADARPAPAPAPALDLPRDPDKSIAFYAGANTTASGNTMLGGFGHEPSSHWVEIVPRQQHPAGSTITVGATEDAEMPGVLTEIPQVEETARYITSSYSEFAGFPAPLTNGGLNEHGVAARDVWSNSREELWDMTPLDQTGPSYSDLSRIAMERATSARDAVDILGDLVDEHGYTTYGGNSHLFADAEEGWVFVEFSGGEGLWAAERLGPDDVRVSYPGYIRDFPVDAVGGDDPDYRGSDNLLDVAVEQGWWSADQGDTIDLQAVYGQPFPTDEFAVGTVASADDTAPYRNPLSLEEELRSMDDLTLEDAMRFVRDPRWSDDRAGYGQVAEIRSDVEDAGLHTLWLAPTAAVTAPYVPIMIGSQEVPVEYSQHRYLTSGAASTYLEPEYAEQEATEYATQTYKRLMYITCSRPEDYLGEVTANLEGMDARSIAQWRETIADAETLYADGDAVGAEALLTDLTVERADEGLALGGYLLDDLIQRSKDDGGIHVPQVEVPAGTTASSRSLDMSFEGATSRDRMSCDMGGGWADGSTADRQGSYGDPDAVVDYRGASADAGAGQASSTTAWWAIGAGVAGLGLGALLTVLVTRGRRTA, encoded by the coding sequence GTGCCCCGACTGGCCACTGCCAGCCTCGTGCTCTCCGTCGCTCTCGCGACGGCCACCTTCACCGCCCCGGCGGTCGCCGCCCCGGTGCCGACCACGGGCACCCCGGCGCCCGCCGACGCTCGACCCGCACCCGCACCCGCACCCGCGCTCGACCTCCCTCGCGACCCGGACAAGAGCATCGCGTTCTACGCAGGTGCGAACACGACCGCCTCCGGGAACACCATGCTCGGCGGCTTCGGCCACGAGCCCTCGAGCCACTGGGTCGAGATCGTGCCCCGCCAGCAGCACCCGGCCGGCTCGACCATCACGGTCGGTGCCACCGAGGACGCCGAGATGCCCGGCGTGCTCACCGAGATCCCGCAGGTGGAGGAGACGGCGCGCTACATCACGTCGAGCTACTCCGAGTTCGCCGGCTTCCCGGCGCCGCTGACCAACGGTGGTCTCAACGAGCACGGCGTCGCCGCCCGCGACGTCTGGTCCAACTCCCGTGAAGAGCTGTGGGACATGACCCCGCTCGACCAGACGGGCCCGAGCTACAGCGACCTGTCGCGCATCGCGATGGAGCGCGCGACCTCGGCGCGCGACGCTGTCGACATCCTCGGAGACCTCGTCGACGAGCACGGGTACACCACCTACGGCGGCAACTCCCACCTGTTCGCCGACGCCGAGGAGGGCTGGGTCTTCGTCGAGTTCTCGGGCGGTGAGGGTCTCTGGGCGGCCGAGCGGCTCGGCCCGGACGACGTCCGCGTCTCCTACCCCGGCTACATCCGGGACTTCCCCGTCGACGCGGTCGGGGGAGACGACCCGGACTACCGCGGCTCGGACAACCTGCTCGACGTCGCGGTCGAGCAGGGGTGGTGGAGCGCCGACCAGGGCGACACGATCGACCTGCAGGCTGTCTACGGCCAGCCGTTCCCGACCGACGAGTTCGCCGTCGGCACCGTCGCCTCGGCCGACGACACCGCGCCGTACCGCAACCCGCTCTCCCTCGAGGAGGAGCTGCGCTCGATGGACGACCTCACCCTCGAGGACGCGATGCGGTTCGTCCGTGACCCCCGCTGGTCGGACGACCGTGCGGGCTACGGGCAGGTCGCCGAGATCCGCAGCGACGTCGAGGACGCCGGGCTGCACACGCTGTGGCTGGCCCCGACGGCGGCCGTGACCGCGCCGTACGTCCCGATCATGATCGGCTCGCAGGAGGTGCCGGTCGAGTACAGCCAGCACCGCTACCTCACCTCGGGTGCCGCGTCGACGTACCTCGAGCCGGAGTACGCCGAGCAGGAGGCCACGGAGTACGCGACGCAGACCTACAAGCGCCTTATGTACATCACGTGCTCGCGGCCCGAGGACTACCTCGGCGAGGTGACCGCGAACCTCGAGGGCATGGACGCCCGCTCGATCGCGCAGTGGCGCGAGACGATCGCCGACGCCGAGACGCTGTACGCCGACGGCGACGCCGTGGGTGCCGAGGCGCTCCTCACCGACCTCACGGTCGAGCGCGCTGACGAGGGCCTCGCCCTCGGGGGATACCTCCTGGACGACCTGATCCAGCGCAGCAAGGACGACGGCGGGATCCACGTCCCGCAGGTCGAGGTCCCGGCCGGGACCACGGCGTCGTCGCGCAGCCTCGACATGTCCTTCGAGGGAGCGACCTCCCGGGACCGGATGAGCTGCGACATGGGTGGCGGCTGGGCGGACGGCAGCACCGCCGACCGCCAGGGGAGCTACGGCGACCCGGACGCGGTCGTCGACTACCGCGGTGCGTCCGCCGACGCGGGCGCCGGGCAGGCGTCCTCGACCACGGCCTGGTGGGCTATCGGCGCAGGCGTGGCCGGCCTCGGCCTGGGTGCGCTGCTCACGGTCCTGGTGACGCGCGGGCGCCGGACGGCCTGA
- a CDS encoding GNAT family N-acetyltransferase — MTLLLRPWRASDAPDLLLACTTTLDLATQLPTAEITTVEAARDVIADRLTPGDTCRPWALEVDGAVVGTVALSALETRHGTGWASYWLTSAGRGRGHASAALAAAAAWAFERDWFRLELGHRVNNPASCGVATRAGFVAEGVERAKLRYGDERYDVETHARLASDPYPDLSLPRIVG, encoded by the coding sequence GTGACGCTCCTGCTCCGTCCCTGGCGTGCGTCCGACGCGCCCGACCTCCTGCTCGCGTGCACAACCACCCTGGACCTAGCCACGCAGCTCCCCACGGCCGAGATCACGACCGTCGAGGCCGCGCGAGACGTCATCGCCGACCGCCTGACGCCGGGCGACACCTGCCGCCCGTGGGCTCTCGAGGTCGACGGGGCCGTCGTCGGTACCGTCGCGCTGTCAGCACTCGAGACCCGGCACGGCACCGGTTGGGCCTCGTACTGGCTCACGTCCGCCGGCCGGGGTCGCGGCCACGCGTCAGCAGCGCTGGCCGCCGCCGCTGCCTGGGCCTTCGAGCGCGACTGGTTCCGTCTGGAGCTCGGGCACCGCGTCAACAACCCCGCGTCGTGCGGTGTCGCGACCCGCGCCGGCTTCGTCGCCGAGGGGGTCGAGCGCGCCAAGCTCCGCTACGGCGACGAGCGCTACGACGTCGAGACCCACGCCCGCCTGGCCTCCGACCCGTACCCCGACCTCTCGCTGCCGCGCATCGTCGGCTAG